One genomic region from Skermania piniformis encodes:
- the fabG gene encoding 3-oxoacyl-ACP reductase FabG yields MSQPLLENRTAVVTGGAQGIGYAIAERFVAEGARVVLGDLDGDAVEIAAKRLGGPDTAVGVRCNVTSSADVDALLAAAVSSFGSVDIMVNNAGITRDATMRTMTEEQFDQVIDVHLKGTWNGTRKAAAIMREQKRGAIVNLSSISGKVGLAGQTNYSAAKAGIVGLSKAAAKELAHQGVRVNAIQPGLIRTAMTEAMPQKIWDRKMSEIPMGRAGEVTEIAGVALFLASDLSSYMTGSVLEVTGGRFM; encoded by the coding sequence GTGTCACAACCTCTGCTGGAGAACCGAACCGCTGTCGTCACCGGCGGTGCGCAGGGCATCGGCTACGCGATCGCCGAACGATTCGTTGCCGAAGGCGCTCGCGTCGTACTGGGCGATCTGGACGGCGATGCGGTCGAGATCGCCGCGAAGCGTCTCGGCGGACCCGACACCGCCGTCGGCGTCCGCTGCAACGTCACGAGTTCGGCGGACGTCGATGCCCTGCTCGCTGCCGCAGTGAGTTCGTTCGGATCGGTCGACATCATGGTCAACAACGCGGGCATCACCCGGGACGCGACCATGCGCACGATGACCGAAGAGCAGTTCGACCAGGTGATCGACGTCCACCTCAAGGGGACCTGGAACGGTACCCGCAAGGCGGCAGCGATCATGCGGGAACAGAAGCGCGGCGCGATCGTGAACCTGTCGTCGATCTCCGGCAAGGTCGGCCTTGCCGGGCAGACCAACTACTCGGCAGCGAAGGCCGGCATCGTCGGGCTGTCCAAAGCAGCTGCGAAAGAGCTTGCTCACCAAGGCGTCCGGGTCAACGCGATCCAGCCGGGCCTCATCCGCACGGCGATGACCGAGGCCATGCCACAGAAGATCTGGGACCGGAAGATGTCCGAGATCCCGATGGGCCGCGCCGGCGAGGTCACCGAGATCGCCGGCGTCGCCTTGTTTCTGGCCTCGGACCTGTCGTCCTACATGACCGGCTCCGTGCTGGAGGTCACCGGCGGACGGTTCATGTGA
- a CDS encoding AMP-binding protein → MRGPGLFGSPETPAWVPGDAERKRSRLLTAMARWNYADLADLHRASVDDPEWFWRAAVEDLGVTFGEPFQRAVDDSAGKPFPQWFTGGRLNVAELCAHRHAAGRSADKLAVVYEGDNGQRRTLTFAELDVEVRRFAANLTELGVSRGDRVVLFMPVVPEATVTFLACAMIGAVSVPAFTGYGAEALATRLTDSEAVVLVTADATTRRGKVVPLKKTTDEALAAAPNVQHAVVVRHLAHDVEMQDGRDIYWDELGPTPAPVETVAVESNDPLTIVYTSGTTGRPKGIVHSHGGFAVKAAVDFGYGFDVHADDVVSWISDMGWLVGPLLICGAMQLGATVVFTEGVPDHPSPNRFGEIIDRNGVTLQGVAPTAVRAVRAHGDDAFGELTGLRAFVSTGEAWDEPTWRWLFETVGAGLRPIINYSGGTEVGGGLLIGYPFLPMDGASFNAPIIGADAAVLDAEGVPVVGEVGELSALNTFPGMTHAFWQDRQRYLETYWSRWEDVWVHGDLASVGEDGTWRIHGRSDDTIKVSGRRVGPAEIEAGLLKDRRIAETAAIGAPDERRGQRVVAFVVLRDAEVDLDDLTATAVVHVGRSFAPTVHVVQSLPKTKNGKIMRRAIRSRYLGQPQGDLSSLDPATPIEDIPIQSNSGEQA, encoded by the coding sequence ATGCGAGGACCCGGTCTTTTCGGCTCACCGGAGACGCCGGCGTGGGTTCCGGGAGACGCCGAACGTAAGCGAAGCCGATTGCTCACGGCGATGGCACGGTGGAACTACGCGGATCTGGCGGACCTGCATCGTGCCTCGGTCGACGATCCGGAGTGGTTCTGGCGTGCAGCGGTCGAGGATCTGGGCGTCACCTTCGGTGAGCCGTTCCAGCGAGCGGTCGACGACAGTGCGGGCAAGCCGTTCCCGCAGTGGTTCACCGGCGGGCGTCTCAACGTGGCCGAGCTGTGCGCGCATCGCCACGCTGCCGGCCGGTCGGCCGACAAACTCGCGGTGGTGTACGAGGGGGACAACGGGCAGCGCCGCACACTGACCTTCGCCGAACTCGACGTCGAGGTGCGGCGCTTCGCCGCCAACCTGACCGAGCTCGGTGTCTCGCGTGGCGACCGGGTGGTGCTCTTCATGCCGGTCGTCCCGGAAGCCACGGTCACGTTCCTGGCTTGCGCGATGATCGGCGCGGTGTCGGTACCCGCGTTCACCGGATACGGAGCCGAGGCGCTCGCCACCCGGCTCACCGACTCCGAGGCTGTCGTCCTGGTGACCGCGGATGCGACGACTCGTCGCGGAAAAGTGGTGCCGCTGAAGAAGACCACCGACGAAGCACTCGCTGCGGCACCGAACGTCCAGCACGCGGTCGTCGTTCGTCATCTCGCGCACGACGTCGAGATGCAGGACGGTCGCGACATCTACTGGGACGAACTCGGTCCTACACCGGCACCGGTCGAAACCGTCGCCGTCGAGTCGAACGACCCGCTCACCATCGTCTACACGTCGGGCACCACCGGACGGCCGAAGGGAATCGTGCACTCCCACGGCGGTTTCGCGGTCAAGGCGGCTGTCGACTTCGGTTACGGCTTCGACGTGCACGCCGACGACGTCGTCTCCTGGATTTCGGATATGGGCTGGTTGGTCGGACCGCTGCTCATCTGTGGGGCAATGCAACTCGGAGCGACCGTCGTGTTCACCGAGGGCGTCCCGGATCATCCGTCGCCGAACCGATTCGGCGAGATCATCGACCGCAACGGGGTGACCCTCCAGGGAGTTGCCCCCACCGCGGTGCGCGCGGTGCGAGCTCACGGCGACGACGCCTTCGGTGAGCTCACCGGCCTGCGTGCGTTCGTCTCCACCGGCGAGGCATGGGACGAGCCGACCTGGCGCTGGCTGTTCGAGACCGTCGGTGCAGGGCTGCGACCGATCATCAACTACAGCGGCGGCACCGAGGTCGGCGGCGGCCTGCTGATCGGCTATCCCTTCCTGCCGATGGACGGAGCGTCGTTCAATGCGCCGATCATCGGTGCCGATGCGGCGGTTCTCGATGCCGAGGGCGTGCCGGTCGTCGGCGAGGTCGGCGAACTCTCGGCGCTCAACACCTTTCCCGGCATGACCCACGCATTCTGGCAGGATCGGCAACGCTACCTCGAAACATACTGGAGCCGTTGGGAAGATGTCTGGGTACACGGCGACCTTGCCAGTGTCGGCGAGGACGGAACCTGGCGCATCCACGGCCGCTCCGACGACACGATCAAGGTGTCGGGCCGGCGCGTCGGACCGGCCGAGATCGAGGCGGGTCTGTTGAAGGACCGCCGAATCGCCGAGACCGCTGCCATCGGCGCGCCGGACGAGCGCCGCGGTCAGCGAGTCGTCGCGTTCGTCGTGCTCCGTGACGCCGAGGTCGACCTCGACGATCTGACGGCAACCGCCGTCGTACACGTCGGCCGTTCTTTCGCACCCACCGTGCACGTCGTGCAATCGCTGCCGAAGACGAAGAACGGCAAGATCATGCGCCGCGCCATTCGCTCGCGCTACCTGGGGCAACCGCAGGGTGACCTGTCCTCCCTGGATCCGGCGACGCCGATCGAAGACATTCCGATCCAATCGAATTCAGGAGAACAGGCATGA
- a CDS encoding enoyl-CoA hydratase/isomerase family protein has protein sequence MGRYARFDQLRLDGPDEAGVVELVFDGPNLNAVGEGAHAQLPEVWREFDADPGVKAVLIRGEGKGFSAGGSFDIVEKLSNDHAYRAQVMREARDLVYNVLDCSKPIVSAIHGPAVGAGLVAGVLADVSVVTRTAKIIDGHTRLGVAAGDHAAICWPLLCGMAKAKYYLMTCRPLTGAEAERIGLVSLCVDEDEDLLPAARGVAHELAAGAPTAIRWTKQSLNGWYRQVAGSIFDASLALEFFGFGGPEVKEGLASHRERRAPQF, from the coding sequence ATGGGCCGCTACGCGCGCTTCGACCAGCTTCGGCTCGACGGACCGGACGAGGCGGGCGTCGTCGAGCTGGTGTTCGACGGGCCGAATCTGAATGCCGTCGGCGAAGGCGCGCACGCCCAGCTGCCGGAGGTCTGGCGCGAGTTCGACGCCGACCCCGGGGTGAAGGCGGTACTGATCCGCGGGGAGGGTAAGGGCTTCTCGGCCGGCGGCTCGTTCGACATCGTCGAGAAGCTCAGCAACGACCATGCATACCGCGCACAGGTGATGCGCGAGGCGCGCGACCTGGTCTACAACGTCCTCGACTGCTCGAAGCCGATCGTCTCGGCCATCCATGGCCCTGCCGTGGGAGCGGGCCTGGTGGCCGGGGTGCTCGCCGACGTTTCGGTCGTGACCAGGACCGCGAAGATCATCGACGGCCACACCCGGCTCGGTGTCGCGGCCGGGGATCACGCGGCGATCTGCTGGCCCCTGTTGTGCGGAATGGCAAAGGCCAAGTATTACCTGATGACCTGCCGTCCGTTGACCGGTGCGGAGGCCGAGCGGATCGGCCTGGTGTCGCTGTGCGTCGACGAGGACGAGGACTTGCTGCCCGCTGCGCGCGGCGTTGCGCACGAGTTGGCGGCCGGCGCGCCCACGGCTATCCGCTGGACCAAGCAGTCGCTGAACGGCTGGTACCGCCAGGTGGCCGGGTCGATCTTCGACGCGTCGTTGGCGCTGGAGTTCTTCGGATTCGGCGGGCCCGAGGTCAAGGAAGGCCTCGCTTCGCACCGCGAACGTCGGGCGCCGCAGTTCTGA
- a CDS encoding MaoC family dehydratase — MTRTFTSIDEVKAAVGEELGPSEPLVVDQARIDAFADATGDHQWIHVDPERAAAGPYGATIAHGYLTLSLIPQFAQQLFALDFGVARINYGANKIRFPAPVPVGSALRATATVTDVADGAASCTVTVRYVVAVDGAAKPACVAETLVVVA; from the coding sequence ATGACTCGAACCTTCACATCCATAGACGAGGTGAAAGCCGCAGTCGGCGAGGAACTCGGTCCCTCCGAGCCGCTCGTCGTCGACCAGGCCCGCATCGACGCGTTCGCCGACGCCACCGGCGATCACCAGTGGATCCACGTCGATCCCGAACGAGCCGCGGCCGGCCCCTACGGCGCAACGATCGCGCACGGCTACCTCACCCTTTCCCTGATCCCCCAGTTCGCCCAGCAGTTGTTCGCGCTCGACTTCGGAGTTGCGCGGATCAACTATGGAGCCAACAAGATTCGGTTTCCTGCGCCGGTTCCGGTCGGGTCCGCCCTGCGAGCGACCGCCACCGTCACCGATGTGGCCGACGGCGCTGCGAGCTGCACGGTCACCGTCCGTTACGTCGTCGCGGTCGACGGCGCGGCCAAACCCGCCTGTGTCGCCGAGACGCTGGTCGTGGTCGCCTGA
- a CDS encoding CoA transferase codes for MAIDDPTRPLAGLRILEFASFVAGPSGCMALGQLGADVIRVDPLGGAADYNRWPVSQRSGRSLYWTALNKGKRSVAVDIRSPEGRELVLGLATAPGPDAGIVVDNNVGRPWLSYENLRERRADIIQVHIEGYADGRAGVDYTVNAEVGVAHLTGPAESTVPANHVLPAWDLLAGATATTGLLAALHRRHRNGSGSLVRIALADVALTSLANLGWLAEVAERGDRARHGNFVYGTFGVDFETNDGERVMVVALTPRHWDGLRTATNTDKVLTALERALDADFRTDSDRYMHRDVIAAVLRPWFAALPLSEVDRELTAAGVLWSGYRTLHDVAAGPLPPVLTEVEQPGIGPVISARSALRNGGRYGNPAVAPDLGEHTDEVLADILGLGDAELSALHDRGVLGG; via the coding sequence TTGGCAATCGACGATCCCACCCGACCACTCGCCGGTCTACGAATCCTCGAGTTCGCCAGTTTTGTCGCGGGCCCGTCCGGATGCATGGCATTGGGCCAACTGGGCGCCGACGTCATTCGGGTCGACCCGCTCGGCGGCGCCGCCGACTACAACCGCTGGCCGGTCTCGCAGCGATCCGGCCGCAGCCTGTACTGGACGGCGCTGAACAAGGGCAAGCGATCGGTCGCCGTCGACATCCGCTCACCCGAGGGGCGCGAACTCGTCCTCGGGCTGGCGACGGCGCCGGGCCCGGATGCCGGAATCGTCGTCGACAACAACGTCGGCCGGCCGTGGCTGTCCTACGAAAACCTGCGCGAGCGGCGCGCGGACATCATCCAGGTGCACATCGAGGGCTACGCCGACGGACGGGCGGGCGTCGACTACACCGTCAACGCCGAGGTCGGCGTCGCGCACCTCACCGGCCCGGCCGAATCGACGGTGCCGGCGAACCACGTTCTACCCGCATGGGACCTGCTCGCCGGCGCGACCGCGACGACCGGTCTGCTGGCGGCCCTGCATCGCCGACACCGCAACGGCAGCGGCTCGCTCGTCCGGATCGCGTTGGCCGACGTCGCCTTGACCAGCCTGGCCAATCTGGGCTGGCTCGCCGAGGTGGCCGAGCGTGGTGATCGCGCCCGGCACGGCAACTTCGTCTACGGCACCTTCGGTGTCGACTTCGAGACGAACGACGGCGAACGGGTCATGGTCGTCGCACTGACGCCGCGACACTGGGATGGACTGCGCACGGCAACGAACACCGACAAGGTGCTGACCGCGCTCGAGCGCGCGCTCGACGCTGATTTCCGGACCGATTCCGACCGCTACATGCACCGCGACGTGATCGCCGCAGTACTTCGCCCGTGGTTCGCCGCACTCCCGCTGTCCGAGGTCGACCGTGAACTCACCGCGGCAGGTGTGCTGTGGAGCGGGTACCGCACCCTGCACGACGTCGCGGCCGGACCGCTACCGCCCGTGCTGACCGAAGTCGAGCAGCCGGGAATCGGGCCGGTGATCAGCGCACGATCGGCACTGCGCAACGGAGGCCGGTACGGCAATCCCGCCGTCGCACCCGACCTCGGCGAGCACACCGACGAAGTTCTTGCCGACATACTCGGTCTCGGCGACGCCGAGCTGAGCGCCTTGCACGATCGAGGCGTACTCGGCGGCTGA
- a CDS encoding GntR family transcriptional regulator, which translates to MDPTPQALPRGSTAPRQQLSEDVASYVRELIISGRARAGDFLRTEPIAEAVGVSNTPVREGLLLLSGEGFVELVPRRGFMVSAFSQQDVRDIFWAQAALAGELAGRAAKNISSAQLQHLTEIVAEHAQAVSAGSDSDRIVRLGHEFHRTINLAADSRRLAMLLASIVKQLPNRFYNDIEGHGEDTLRDHPAILEALRKRRTKVAATLMRDHIMTGADDLIDMLEKQGLWAEEEKKSTA; encoded by the coding sequence ATGGACCCCACGCCACAAGCGCTGCCTCGCGGGTCGACCGCGCCGCGTCAGCAGCTGTCCGAGGATGTCGCGAGCTACGTGCGCGAACTCATCATCTCGGGGCGCGCGCGAGCGGGTGACTTTCTCCGCACGGAGCCGATCGCGGAGGCGGTCGGCGTCAGCAACACGCCGGTGCGCGAAGGATTGCTGCTGCTGAGTGGTGAGGGGTTCGTCGAACTCGTTCCGCGCCGGGGCTTCATGGTCTCCGCGTTCAGTCAGCAAGACGTGCGGGACATCTTCTGGGCGCAGGCGGCGCTCGCCGGCGAACTGGCCGGCCGCGCCGCGAAGAACATCTCCAGCGCTCAGCTCCAGCATCTGACCGAGATCGTCGCCGAACACGCGCAAGCGGTGTCGGCGGGTAGCGATTCCGACCGGATCGTCCGGCTCGGCCACGAGTTCCACCGGACCATCAACCTTGCCGCGGATTCTCGCCGGCTCGCGATGTTGCTGGCGTCGATCGTCAAGCAGCTGCCGAACCGGTTCTACAACGACATCGAGGGCCACGGCGAGGACACTTTGCGCGACCATCCCGCGATCCTGGAGGCGTTGCGCAAGCGCCGGACGAAGGTGGCGGCCACTTTGATGCGCGACCACATCATGACCGGCGCGGACGATCTGATCGACATGCTGGAGAAGCAGGGCCTCTGGGCCGAGGAAGAAAAGAAGTCGACAGCTTAG
- a CDS encoding CaiB/BaiF CoA transferase family protein — translation MNSPLSGITVLGLEQAIAAPLCTRHLADLGARVIKIEQPGFGDATRHYDRAVRGLGAHFVWLNHGKESAALDLTDESDLDVFAGLLERADVVVSNLGPGALGRLGLAPETLLERYPRLIVVDISGYGRGGPLDHKRAYDLLVQAEAGSCAITGRPGEPAKPGIPIADVGTALYAYSSVLAALYDRERTGRGTVIPIAMLDVVAEMMGFALNQVIHTGTEPEPVGMGSPMIAPYGSYPTADAQTAVLGTTSDREWRRLTVDLLDRPDLAQDPKYAHNHDRVAHRAELDEILGAWCAQHPLAEIQRRADDAGIGNARLNGVRGLAEHPQLAARGRWREVDSPAGPIPALLPPALARDWTAVDGRVPALGADTDAVRAEVGRSRVGDHPWKS, via the coding sequence ATGAACTCGCCGCTGTCCGGCATCACCGTCCTCGGGCTCGAGCAGGCCATCGCCGCCCCGCTGTGCACCCGTCACCTCGCCGATCTCGGTGCGCGGGTCATCAAGATCGAACAACCCGGGTTCGGCGACGCTACCCGGCACTATGATCGTGCCGTGCGGGGCCTCGGCGCGCACTTCGTCTGGCTGAACCACGGCAAGGAATCCGCTGCGCTCGACCTGACGGACGAATCCGACCTCGACGTGTTCGCGGGGCTGCTCGAGCGCGCCGACGTCGTCGTCAGCAACCTCGGTCCCGGCGCCCTCGGTCGGCTCGGTCTCGCACCCGAAACACTCCTCGAGCGATATCCGCGGCTGATCGTGGTCGACATCTCCGGCTACGGGCGCGGTGGACCGCTCGACCACAAGCGCGCCTACGACCTGCTCGTGCAGGCCGAGGCGGGATCGTGCGCGATCACCGGACGGCCGGGGGAGCCGGCAAAGCCCGGGATTCCGATCGCCGACGTCGGGACGGCGTTGTACGCGTACTCCAGTGTGCTTGCTGCACTCTATGATCGGGAGCGCACCGGGCGCGGGACGGTGATCCCGATCGCCATGCTGGACGTGGTTGCGGAGATGATGGGATTCGCGCTCAACCAGGTGATCCACACCGGCACCGAGCCCGAGCCGGTCGGCATGGGATCGCCGATGATCGCGCCGTACGGCTCCTATCCGACCGCCGACGCCCAGACCGCCGTGCTGGGAACCACCAGCGATCGGGAGTGGCGGCGGCTCACCGTGGATCTGCTCGACCGCCCCGACCTCGCGCAGGACCCGAAGTACGCGCACAACCACGACCGGGTTGCGCACCGGGCAGAACTCGACGAGATCCTGGGCGCCTGGTGCGCACAGCACCCGCTGGCCGAGATCCAGCGCCGGGCCGACGATGCCGGGATCGGCAATGCCCGTTTGAACGGCGTGCGCGGGCTGGCCGAGCACCCGCAGCTGGCGGCACGCGGCCGATGGCGGGAAGTCGACTCGCCTGCCGGGCCGATACCGGCGCTACTGCCGCCTGCGCTCGCTCGTGACTGGACGGCCGTCGACGGGCGGGTGCCGGCACTCGGCGCCGACACCGATGCCGTGCGCGCGGAGGTCGGGCGTTCGCGAGTCGGCGACCATCCCTGGAAATCGTGA
- a CDS encoding MaoC family dehydratase — translation MPGLYFEELEPGLVIDHPTRRTVTEMDNVLFSTLTLNVAPLHLDAEYSKNSIYGQRLVNSLFILGLVSGITVPDTTLGTTLGNLGFEEVKFPKPVFHGDTIRVRTEIVSKRESKSRNDSGIVIFRHQGINQRDEVVCDCLRAGLMQKRSAAEQPAPANA, via the coding sequence ATGCCCGGTCTCTACTTCGAGGAGCTCGAACCCGGCCTCGTCATCGACCACCCGACGCGCCGGACCGTCACGGAGATGGACAACGTCCTGTTCAGCACGTTGACGCTGAATGTCGCCCCGTTGCACCTCGACGCGGAATACAGCAAGAACTCCATCTACGGTCAGCGACTGGTCAACAGCCTCTTCATCCTCGGACTCGTCTCCGGCATCACCGTCCCGGACACCACGCTCGGCACCACGCTGGGCAATCTCGGTTTCGAGGAAGTGAAGTTTCCGAAGCCGGTGTTCCACGGTGACACCATCCGGGTGCGTACCGAGATCGTCAGCAAGCGGGAATCCAAGAGCCGCAATGATTCCGGCATCGTCATCTTCCGCCATCAGGGCATCAACCAGCGCGACGAAGTCGTCTGCGACTGCCTGCGCGCCGGCTTGATGCAGAAGCGATCCGCGGCAGAGCAGCCCGCACCAGCCAACGCCTGA
- a CDS encoding acyl-CoA dehydrogenase family protein — MTVTEERGLDLVRKSARELARRFDYEYWREKDKKAEYPWEFVKAFADAGWLGVMIPEEYGGLGLGLMEAAVMIQEVASSGAGMSGGSAIHFYVFPPAPILRYGSEEMKRKWLPKIAKGEVLMAFGVTEPEAGVDTSRIRTKAEKVDGGYVVNGQKVWITNAQNAHKILLLARTSPREESKPLDGMTLFFTDLDREKITVREIEKLGRSAIDSNELFIDNLEVRDDEVVGEVGKGFTYLIDGLNPERVVVALEGIGLGRAALEMASKYANERVVFGRPIGKNQAVAHPLADSWIRLEAAERMAMHAAELFEDHQNCGKEAAAAKYLGAEAGFEACDRAMSTFGGYAYSKEYHIERLWREVRLLRNAPFSQEMVLNYISAQALGLPRSY; from the coding sequence ATGACCGTCACCGAGGAACGTGGTCTGGATCTCGTGCGCAAGTCCGCGCGCGAACTGGCCCGACGCTTCGACTACGAGTACTGGCGCGAGAAGGACAAGAAGGCCGAGTATCCGTGGGAGTTCGTCAAGGCGTTCGCCGATGCAGGTTGGCTCGGCGTGATGATCCCCGAGGAATACGGTGGCCTCGGTCTCGGCCTGATGGAGGCTGCGGTCATGATCCAAGAGGTCGCCTCCTCCGGCGCCGGCATGAGCGGCGGTTCGGCCATCCACTTCTACGTCTTCCCGCCGGCGCCGATCCTGCGGTACGGCTCGGAAGAGATGAAGCGGAAGTGGCTACCCAAGATCGCCAAAGGCGAGGTCCTGATGGCGTTCGGCGTGACCGAACCGGAAGCCGGCGTGGACACCTCGCGCATCCGGACGAAGGCCGAGAAGGTCGATGGCGGTTACGTGGTCAACGGCCAGAAGGTGTGGATCACCAACGCGCAGAACGCACACAAGATCCTGCTGCTGGCGCGCACCTCGCCGCGTGAGGAATCCAAGCCGCTCGACGGCATGACGCTCTTCTTCACCGACCTCGACCGCGAGAAGATCACCGTGCGGGAGATCGAGAAGCTCGGCCGGTCCGCGATCGACTCGAACGAGCTGTTCATCGACAACCTCGAGGTGCGCGACGACGAGGTTGTCGGGGAAGTCGGCAAGGGCTTCACGTACCTGATCGACGGGCTGAATCCGGAGCGGGTCGTCGTCGCATTGGAGGGTATCGGACTCGGGCGCGCCGCACTGGAAATGGCGTCGAAGTACGCCAACGAGCGAGTTGTCTTCGGCCGGCCGATCGGCAAGAACCAGGCGGTCGCGCACCCGTTGGCGGATTCCTGGATCCGGCTCGAGGCTGCCGAGCGGATGGCCATGCACGCCGCCGAACTGTTCGAGGACCACCAGAACTGCGGCAAGGAAGCTGCGGCAGCTAAATATCTTGGCGCAGAAGCAGGTTTCGAAGCCTGCGACCGCGCAATGTCGACCTTCGGCGGCTACGCCTACTCGAAGGAGTACCACATCGAGCGGCTGTGGCGCGAAGTGCGACTACTCCGCAACGCGCCGTTCTCGCAGGAGATGGTGCTCAACTACATCTCCGCGCAGGCGCTGGGCCTCCCGAGGTCCTACTGA
- a CDS encoding CaiB/BaiF CoA transferase family protein: MSGPLDGVRVVVLAGMGPVPFVSMLLADMGAEVLSIVRPAHRAARTLSLSDGLRAELDVVNRHVDSVAVDLKSSYGIEQVLRLVEAAEVFVEGYRPGVAERLGLGPQAVLARNPATVYTRLTGYGQTGPLARQAGHDINYVAQSGALHAMSRPGEAPRPPINLLGDYAGGGALAAFGIVSALLQARTSGSGQVIDAAMVDGVAVLTAKLQGLRAAGLYSDEPGTNWIDSGAPFYDTYRCADGRYVAVGALEPDFYREFVSRLGVDADDWPEQDDRENWPLLRELVATAIATRTRDDWAAIYADTDACVSAVLTFEEAAAHPHNLVRDVYVYVDGVQHPAPAPRLSRTPGRSPSAPPTGRLAIADLVRQWSADSASARRKYA; this comes from the coding sequence ATGAGCGGACCGTTGGACGGCGTGCGCGTCGTGGTGCTGGCGGGGATGGGTCCGGTGCCATTCGTGTCGATGCTGTTGGCCGACATGGGCGCGGAAGTGTTGAGCATCGTCCGGCCGGCGCATCGAGCGGCCCGGACGCTGAGCTTGAGCGACGGTCTGCGCGCAGAACTCGACGTGGTGAACCGGCACGTCGATTCCGTCGCCGTCGACCTCAAGAGTTCCTACGGCATCGAACAGGTACTGCGACTCGTCGAGGCTGCCGAGGTTTTCGTCGAGGGCTACCGGCCCGGCGTGGCAGAACGCCTCGGACTGGGACCGCAGGCGGTCCTCGCCCGCAATCCGGCGACGGTCTACACGCGACTGACCGGCTACGGTCAGACCGGACCGCTCGCCCGGCAGGCCGGCCACGACATCAATTATGTCGCCCAGTCCGGTGCACTGCATGCCATGAGCCGACCGGGCGAAGCGCCGCGCCCCCCGATCAACCTCCTGGGTGACTACGCCGGCGGCGGCGCGCTCGCCGCGTTCGGTATCGTGTCGGCCTTGCTGCAGGCCCGTACGTCCGGGAGCGGCCAGGTGATCGACGCGGCTATGGTCGACGGCGTCGCAGTCCTGACCGCGAAGTTGCAGGGGTTGCGAGCGGCCGGGCTGTACTCCGACGAGCCCGGCACCAACTGGATCGACTCCGGCGCGCCGTTCTACGACACCTACCGGTGTGCCGACGGGCGCTACGTCGCCGTCGGTGCGCTCGAGCCGGACTTCTATCGCGAATTCGTCTCCCGACTCGGTGTCGACGCCGACGACTGGCCCGAGCAGGACGATCGCGAGAACTGGCCCCTGCTGCGGGAACTCGTTGCTACCGCAATCGCCACCCGCACCCGCGACGACTGGGCGGCGATCTACGCCGATACCGACGCGTGTGTGAGCGCGGTCCTCACCTTCGAAGAAGCTGCCGCCCATCCCCACAACCTCGTGCGGGACGTCTACGTCTACGTCGACGGCGTCCAACACCCGGCGCCTGCACCGCGATTGAGCCGAACGCCGGGACGGAGCCCGAGCGCTCCGCCGACCGGCCGGCTCGCGATCGCCGATCTCGTCCGGCAATGGAGCGCCGACAGTGCCTCGGCACGAAGGAAGTACGCATGA